DNA from Geobacter sulfurreducens PCA:
GAGTTGAGGTGAATGAAGCGGCGATATGGGAGGACGGAGGATTATCGAGCAGTATACATTTACCCCCGGCGGTGATTCCCAGCGCCGTCCCAGTCGGCCCTTGCCGCCGGTCTGGGCGTCAGCCAGCACCACGGTCCCCTCGGCAGCGCCTTCGGCAGCCAGGTGCGATGCCACGGTATTGGTAGACACCGTTTCCCGGAAACAGACCACATGGGTGCCGATCCGGCGCACCGAGATCCCTGCGGAGACCTCGGCCGGGATGAGGATGTCAGGAGAGGCCACGAGACGGTAACCGCGGGAGGGGACCGACTCGATGCGGTAGCCCAGATTTTTGAGGTTTTTGATGTGCTTCCAGACGGCGGTTCGCGAAACACCCAGCAGAGTGCTCAGGGCCTCACCGGAGACGACCCCCCCCGAACGGCTCCGGAACAGCTCCAGGATCTTCCGATCCATGTCCCGCTCGGTCGCCTCGGCAGGGCGTGGGCGCTCTCCGCTCACTCGGCCTCCAACAGCATGGAGATGTCCATGGCACGCGCCGAGTGGGTCAATGCTCCCACCGAAATAATATCGACACCGGTTTCGGCTATTCCCCGCACCGTCTCCAGGTTTACCCCTCCCGACGCTTCCACCAGAGCCCGGCCTGCGATGAGGCCGACCGCCCTGCGCATGGCATCCAGGTCCATGTTGTCCAGCATAATGATGTCGGCCCCGGCCTCCAGTGCCTCGGCAACCTCTTCAAGGCATTCGGTTTCCACCTCGATCTTCATGGTGTGGGGGATGTAGGCCCGGGCCCGGCGGACCGCTTCGGTAATCCCGCCGGCAGCGGCAATATGGTTTTCCTTGATGAGAACACCGTCGTACAGGCCGGTCCGGTGGTTGATGCCCCCGCCAAGGCGCACCGCGTGCTTGTCCAGAACTCGAAGTCCCGGCATGGTCTTGCGGGTGTCTACAATACGGGCGCCGGTTCCGGCCACCGCCTCCACATAACGGGCGGTAAGCGTTGCAATGCCGCACATGCGCTGAAGAAGATTGAGTGCCACCCGCTCACCCTGCAACAGCATAGCCGAATCACCGGCCATCTCGGCGAGCAGTGTACCCGTCTCTACCCGTGCGCCATCGGGGAAACGGGCATCGAACCTGATTGCCGGATCGAGGCGATGGAAAACGCGGGCAGCCACACCGATGCCAGCCAGAACGAGCGGCTCCTTGGCAATCAGGCGGGCGCGGGCCGGACGGGGCTCAGGGACTACGGAAAGGGTCGTGATGTCGCCGGTATGGATATCTTCCTGGAGGGCGTTGTCGATAATGGGATCAAGACCGGTCATGCCGGAGTACCTCGCTTGGGCTCCGCGCGCTTCAGACACGCAGGTAAATTGAGCCTTATATAGCACAGGACGCGGAACCCCGCAACCGCAAAGAGGGCGCGCCATCACGCGGTTTACGGCGGTGCGTGGGCCATTGCTTCTGCAGAGAGCCAGTCGTTGACTTACCACCCCCTCTGGACTAAAATGAGCTGTTTTTCTCATCAGAGAGGCGCCATTCAATGCCCACATTCCAGCGACGCTTCAGCATCGTCCAGAAGTTGATCGCCAGCTACGCGGTCGTCATATTCCTCACGACAGCGGCACTGGTCTTCGCTTTGCTGGGTCTCTACTCCCAAAACAGGACCGCAAAGGAAATAGCCCGAACCGACCTGTTCGTCATCAGCGCCACGTATCGCCTTCGCGAGTCGCTCAGCGCCCAGGACCGCTTTGCCGGACGCTACCTGATCCTCAAAAGCGATGAATTCAAGGATCTTTTCAACCAGCGCCAGAGCGAATTCATGACAATTCTCGGCGAATTGGGGAGACGGGGCAACGATCAGCCCTTCCGCGACCTGGTTGCCAGCTATGAAAGGTATCGGCAGGCCACCGAAAGCATCTTCGCCACCGGCAACGGCGATCCCCTGGCCGCCAAAAAAGACTCGGACGAAGTTGCCGCCCGTATCGACGCCATCTCGGCCCTGCGGCGCGCCCTCCTCGATCAGAAGCTGGCCGAAGCGGACCGGCGCGAATCGGCAACGGTGCGGCTGGCCCTGATTCTGGCCTTTTCGGGTTTTATCCTCGCCCTCACCGTGGCCTCGTTGACCGTCCATTCAATTTCGACCGCCATTACCAAACTCAAAAAGGGGATGCACCGGATCGCCGAGGGGGACTTTGATTACGATCCCCAGTTGCCGGCCGGAGACGAAATCGGCGCTCTGGCCGGCGACTTCGTCCGCATGGGGAAAAAGCTGAAGGAACTGGAACAGATGAGCCTCGACGCCAGCCCTCTCACGAGGCTTCCGGGTAACATCGCCATCGAACGGGTCCTCAACCGACGGCTCCAGTCGGGTGAGCCCTTTGCGGTCTGCTACGCCGATCTGGACAATTTCAAGGCGTTCAACGATCATTACGGGTATATAAAAGCAAGTGAAGTGATAAAATTAACGGCAGAACTGATCCACGACACGGTCCGGCAAATGGCGGGGGGCGATGCCTTCGTGGGACACGTGGGGGGCGACGACTTCGTCATGGTGGTGGCTTCCGACAAGGGTGGGCCGGTGTGCGAACATGTCATCACCCGCTTCGACGACTTCATCCGCCAGCATTACAGCGCAGAGGACCTGGCCAAAGGTGCCATCGAGGGGGTCGACCGCTACGGCGTACCGCGCACCTTCCCCATCATGAGCATTTCAATCGCCGTGGTCATCTGCAGCCGCGAGGAATTCGCCTCAGCCGTTGATATCGCCAAAGCGGCCGCTGATATCAAAGACTTGCTGAAAAGCACGCCGGGAAGCAATTACCTTATCAACCGGCGCAAAGGAAAACGATGAAATTTCGCCTGCTCGCGGCTGTCCTGATCCTGATCCTGCCGACCGGGTGCGCTCCCGTACGCAAAGTCGTGACGGATATTCGGCAACGTTCAGCCCAGGAAGAGAAGTTGAGCCTGGCGGTGGAACTCATCGCCCGGGGGCGAATCGACAACGCCACAGTGCTTCTCGACGCCATCATCATCGAAAAGCCGGTCCGCGGCGTCACTGACGAAGCCCTTTTCCGCCTGGCACTGCTCCGGCTGCCCAGCGAACCCCGCACCGGAGACATCGCCAAGGCCACAAAACTTCTGGACCAACTGCAACGCGACTATCCCGACAGCCCCTGGGCCCACCAGGCCCTTCCCCTCAGTGACTTCATCGCTGAAATCCCAGCCCGCATCGAAGCAGCGGGCGAACTGCGCCGCCAGATCAAATCACTGCGTGACCTGAACCTGTCCCTGACCAGGGAAAACAAGGAACTGAGACTCAACCTGGAAAAACTCAAGACCCTTGACCTGGAGTTGGAGCGAAAGCTCAAACCGTAAAATTGTGTCAGTTTTTCCGTCAAAACCAAGGAAAACACCTCCATTAGTGTAAACATTTTCGACACCCCATTCATCAACGACTTATATCACCAATATAACCAGCTGAAATAGCCAGTATTTTAAAGATTAACATTCTGGCACCCTAGTTGCTTTTTCTATTAATCAGGGAATATACAGCCATACGTAATGACGTGAACTCAATAGGTATGCTGCCGGTAACGCAACCTGGAAACGGCCAACCATGACCCTCGCCGAAGAAAACCTGCGCCTCTTCGAGAAGAAGTTCGCGATCCTTCAGGAAATTTCGAACGCGCTCGTCGTTACCGACAATATCAGCGCCATCGCCAACCTGATGCTCGATCTGGCAGTGAACTATACGAGGGCGGAAAAAGGCTCACTCCTGCTTCTCAACGAGCGGGATGAGCTTTTCATCCTTGCCGGCCGCGGTATAGACCTTCAGCTCATGAGGACCTACCGGGCAAGGCTCGGTGAAGGGATTGCCGGCATTGTCGCCAAGGGTCGCGTCCCCATCCTGGTAAAGGACATCGACCAGGATTCCCGTTTTCAGGGAATGACCCGCGACCGGTACAAGACACCCTCGTTCATCTCATGTCCCATCGTCAGCAAGGATCGGCTGCTGGGCCTGCTCAACATCAACGACAAGGCTGACGGCACGCCGTTTCTCGATGACGAATTCTCTCTCATAAAGATCATTGCCAACCAGGCGGCCATTGCCCTGGAAAACGCCATGCTGGTCAACCAGTTGCGGTACAAGGCGGGTGAGCAGGAGGGAATCAATCGCAAGCTCATTGAAAGCGATGTTACCAAGACCGAATTCATCACCCGTGTGTCCCACGAGTTGCGCACCCCCCTCAATTCCATCAAGGGCTCCGTCTACTATCTCCAGCAATCGGACCGGCTCACCCGGTTGGAACAGCAGGAGTTCTACGACATCATTGCCACCGAGACCGACAAGCTCATCGCCATCGTTGAAAATCAGCTTGATTTCCTCCGCTTCGAAGATGAAACCATGATCGTCACCAAGACCGTGGTCAGTCTCAAGGAGGTTCTCAACGAAGTCCTCGGATCAAAAAACCTCAAAACGTTCCTGGCCCGCAAGAATATCACCGTCGATATCAAGATCGCCGAGGAGACATCGGACATCGTCGGCGACAAGGTGCGAATCGTCCAGTTTTTCCTGAATATCATCGAAGGACTCTGCCACTTCCTTGAGCGGGGCGATGCAGTGACCGTAATGGTGGGCGAAAATGACAACGTGGAGGTTTCGATCCAGCTCCCGCGCCAGATACCTGAAGCAATCCTCCCCTTCCTTTTCAGCTCCAGTCACATCTTCCAGGCCACTCAGCCCGATGAAAAGCTGAAGCTCTATCTTGCCCGCAAGGTGGTGGACCTCCACCAGTGGGAGTTGGTCGCGGAGAACGGGGAGCAGGGTCTCATCGTCAATCTGGCGATCCCCAAGAGTACCCGGCAGAAGGTCGACGCGGTCATGAACAACACCATCGAGATGTTCCTGGAGTTCATCGCGGAAGTGCTCGATCTCAACATCTGCTCCATCATGCTGTGCGACGATATCTCCGGCGACCTGGTCATCAAGAGTGCCCGAGGGCTTGAAGATTATCTCATCAAGCAGACGCGGGTGCGGCTGGGCGACCGGATCGCCGGTTGGGTGGCTCTGGAAGGGAAACCGCTCTTCATCGAAGATATCGAGAAAGATCCGCGGTTCGGCAGAAGAAACATTTCCCAGTACAACAACAAATCCCTCATCTCGCTCCCTCTCAGGGTCGGCGGCAAGGTCATCGGCGTGCTCAACCTCAACAACAAGCGCACCGCAACCCCCTTCACCCGGCGTGACTACCAGGTGGCCTCCCTTCTGAGCGAACGGGTATCATACTTCATCGAGCGACTTCATGCCGGCGAACACCATGAGGATAATTTCCGCAACTTCATGACGTCGTTCGACAACCTGATCACGGCCGAGAAGAAGTATCACAAGAAGGATTCGATCCTGCCGGAACTTACGGTACGGATCATGGAACGGCTGGGTGCCGGAGAGGATATGTGCAGGGTAGCGCTCTATGCGTCCATGCTCTACGACCTGGGACTCGTGGTGATGGAAAAGAGCATCCTCAACAAACGGGAAACGCTCCTGCCGGCCGAACGCAACAGCCTCAAGGTCCATCCCTACACCACGGTCGGGCTGATTAATGCCATCGAGTTTTCCGAAGAGGTCAAGCGCGGCATCCTCCACCATCATGAGCACCTTGACGGCACCGGATACCCCGATGGTCTCCAGGGGGACGACATCCCGCTCATTTCGCGCGTCCTGGCAGTGGTCGACTCCTTCTGCGCCATGACGTCGGATCGCCCATACCGCAAGCGGGTACCCGTCCGGCACGCGCTGCAAGAACTCAAAACAAAAGCGGGGACCGTGTACGATCCCCGCGTCGTGGATGCCCTTGAAGCCGTTCTGGAGACTCAGAGGGAACAGGCCAAAGAAACCGGCCATGAACCTAAAGGTAAAACCGGTAACGGGTCTCGGGCCGCAGGCGACAAAAAGAAAGAGCCCCTGTCAATGCACCCCTGACCTGACATCCCTCTTACCCACTTATCCCGTGTTTTTTCATCAGGTCGTAGATAGTTGGCCGGCTGATCCCCAACTCCTCGGCTGCTCGGGCAATGTTCCCCTTGCACCTTGATATGGCCTCGCGTACCATCTCACGCTCAACTCGATCCCGTGCCTCACGGAGCGATACGCCCTCCAGCGATGTGGATGCCCTCGGTATCGGCCGTTCGGTGAATCCCAGGTCATCCGGCTCGATAATCGGCGACGCTGCCATGAGCACGGCCCGCTGGACCTTGTTCTCCAACTCCCGCACGTTGCCGGGCCAGGCGTAGGCTTCGAGATATTCACGCGATGTTGAGCTGAACCCCTTGGTCTTCTTGCGCAACTCAATCGAAAATCGTTTCAGGAACAGATTCGCCAGGAGCATTACATCTTCTCCCCGGCTTCTGAGGGGAGGCAGGGTGATGGAAACCACACCGATCCGGTAGAACAGGTCTTCCCTGAAGGTCCCCTCGGCCATGGAGCGGGCGATGTCAACATTAGTGGCAGCCACGATCCGGGCATCAACGGCGATGTCCTCCCTGCCGCCGACCCGCTGGATAACCTTCTCCTGCAGAAAACGTAAAAGCTTTACCTGAAGATTAAGCGGTAACTCTCCGATTTCGTCGAGGAACAGGGTCCCTTTGTGGGCGTACTCGACCTTCCCCAGCACTCGATTGAGGGCGCCGGTGAACGCCCCCTTCTCGTGTCCGAAGAGCTCCGCCTCCAGAAGGTTTTCAGGGATGGCGCCACAGTTGATGGGAATAAACGGCCCGTCCTTGCGCAGACTCATGGCGTGGATCGCCCGGGCCACCAGTTCCTTGCCCGTGCCGCTCTCGCCGTGGATCAGTACCGAGATATCGGAAGCCGCTACCTTGCGGATTGTGGAAAATACCTGCTGCATCTCGGGACATTGGCCGACAAACCCCCTGAATTCAGTGGAGCCGCCGTCCAGCGCACTCTGGAGGCGCCGATTCTCCTCCTCCAACGTCTGAAGGTGGAACGCCCGCTTCACGATCACCTTCAACTCGTCGAGATTGATCGGTTTCTGATAAAAATCGTAGGCCCCCAGTTGAACCGCCTTGACCGCGTTTTCCCTGCCATCGTTGCCGGTAATGACGATTACCTTCACATCGGGAGCGATGCGCAGCATCTCCTCCAGACAGCGGAACCCCTCCTCGGAGCTATCCTCATGGGGTGGCAGCCCCAGGTCAAGGGTAACCACCGTCGGCCGCTGTTTGCGAAAAACATCAATGGCCTCCCGGGCATCGGCCGCCAGGAACAGCGTGTACTCCTTGCCGATGCCCCATTTCAGCTGTTTGCGAATATCTTCGTTGTCGTCGACGATCAGCAGTTTTTCCATGGAATCTCCTACCCCCTTACAACCACACCGTAAACATCGCACCCTGTCCGGGCGTACTCTCCACGTCTATTCTCCCGCCGTGTGCCTCCACGATCCGGCGACACTGGTAGAGCCCGATGCCGAGCCCTTTCTTCTTGGTGGTCCTGAAGGGCGAGAACAGGTGGGCACGAAACGCATCGGGGATACCGCAGCCGGCATCGGTCACGCGGATGTAAGGGGCGGTGCCGCAGCCCACCTCCACCGCCACCGGCCCCTTCCCTTCCGTGGCCTCCAAGGCGTTCACCACCAGGTTCACGACCACTTTCTGGATCTCCTCGCGGTCGACCCGGGCGGAAACAGCAGATCCGCCGACACTGATGCTGCCCCGGCCGCCGGCAAGCCCCGCGCTCTCCTCGGCAAGTCGAAGGAGATCGACCTCTTCGAAACAGAGGGACTGCTTCTCAGGCAGGCCGCGCAACCGGGCTATGAGCAGCTTCATCCGGTTCACCGTATTGCCGAGGGTGCCGAGCATGTCTTCCTGGAATTCGGCATCGGCGATATGGTCACGGGCGTTGTCCACGGTAAGCGACAGGGTATAGACCAGGTTTTTGAGGTCATGGATGATAAACGTCGATACCCGCCCCATCACTTCCAGTTCCCGGGCGCTTGCCAGTTCCTCGGAGAGGCGCAGGTTCATGAGGGCCGATGCGGCCTGGCGAGCCATGGTCTTCATCAGGTCGTAATCTTCGTAGTGATAGAACTCTCCCTCATGCACGGGTCGTCCCAGGGCAACGATCCCCTCAAGCCCCTCGCCGGACGACAGAGGGATGAGGAATACGACGTTGTTCTCCCGCACAAACTCACCGGCACCGGAGAACTCCTCAGGGTTTGCCTCGCGGAGATTGACGATCCAGCCCTCATCCGCCATCCGGCGCACCGGAGGATCGTTAGATGAGAAAAATGCACCGGCCAGCGCCTGCTCCCGAGCGACGGCCCAGCGGAATAAGCCGTCGTCTCCGCTTTTAAGGAAAAGAACTCCGCTGTTCATGCCGAAAACCCCGCTGTAGCCGGCGAGGATTGCCTCCATGAGACCGTCAGAGCTGCGGGCAGAGGCCAACAGGTCGGTGAAGTGGAGCCACTGGGTCTGGTAATCGTACTTGCTCCGGTAAAAATTCTTGTGAATGAAGACCCGGACCCTGCGGCGCAGGGTCTCTGACAAGAGAATGACCACCAGGGCAATGCCCATGCAGAACAGGGCGGCAATGGCCATTGCCTTGGGGAAGCCTTCCCCGAAGTAGCGCAACCCCTCCCCCATCACCCCCACGGCAACCAGGTACAGCCCTACGGCAACCAGCACCACCGACTTGTAGGCCATGTTCCGCGAGACCGCGATTCGCACGCCGCTGCCCCGTGCGAGGAGCGAATAGAGCATCATGGCAGCGGCAAGGGCAAGAATCAGGGATCGTACCGGCAACAGCCCCATGTTGAGAGAGCGATGGAGCAGCCCCTGGCTGTAGTAGAGCACCAGAAGCGCAAGGTAACTGGTCGCGCCGATGAAATCGAATTTGATTCGCCAGCGCTCCAGGAGAGAGGCATGAGAATACGTCCCCTCCAGATTGACGAGGGAAATCACAGCAAAGAGAAGCAGGCCGAGATAAAAGTAGTAGCCGTGAACCGTCAGAAACAGGACCCGCTCCGTGGCGAAATCCGGTGAATAGAAGAAAACCTCCGGCGGCAGCAGCAGAGCGGCCAGTGGGAACGCAGCCGTAGCGGCCAGGAAAAACCGCTGCAACCGGGGCACAGCAGATGTCGCAGTCCGCCGGGAGTGGGTGAGGCTATAGGTAAGCCAAGCCGCAGGCAAAAGGGATTCGACCCCCAGAACCCACCGTTTCCATTCAAACAGTCGATCCGGGTCGAGCATTACGACAAGGTCCAAGACTTCGAGAGCCGAAGCCGCCGTCAGGGCGGCAACTGTCGCGCAGACTGAAAGGGTAAGCCCCTGACGGCGGATGGTGACTCCGATTACGGCCAGGGAGAGCAGTACCGCCGCCGCTGAAAGGACCAACTGCATCATGACCGGCTCAGAGCCTCCAGAAGCGGATTCCCGCCTGCCGCAGCATGTTCTGGTCGTACATACCCTTAACGTCCATGAGAACCGGGGGGTGCCCCATCAATCGAAGCAAGTCATCCCCGGCCAGGGACCGGAACTGACGGTGTGCCACAGCGGCAACCACCGCAGCTGCAGGCTCCAGACCATCTGCCGGCACAAGCGTCACCCCGTATTCATGCAGGGCCTCGTTGGGGTCGGCCAAGGGGTCGTAGACCTGAACCTTCACACCATACTCCTCAAGTTCGCGGATAATGTCGATCACTCGGGAATTGCGCAGGTCAGGGCAATCCTCCTTGAAGGTGAGGCCGAGCACCGTCACCCTGGCTCCCAGAACCGGGTGTCCGGCCAGGATCATCTCTTTCACCGTCTTCTGGGCCACGAATTTGCCCATACCGTCGTTGATCCTGCGGCCCGCCAGGATCACCTGGGGGATGTAACCGATCTTCTCCGCCTTGTGGGTCAGATAGTACGGATCCACACCGATGCAATGCCCTCCCACGAGCCCCGGCTTGAACCTGAGGAAGTTCCACTTGGTTCCGGCCGCCTCCAGCACCTCGCTAGTGTCGATGCCCAGCCGGTCGAAAATCAGGGCCAACTCGTTCATGAGGGCGATGTTCAGGTCCCGTTGTGTGTTCTCAATCACCTTGGCCGCTTCGGCCACCTTGATGCTCGACGCCCGGTGAACCCCCGCCGTCACCACTGATTCATACACTCGGGCAACTACGTCGAGTGTCGCAGCATCCTGCCCCGACACTACTTTGGTGATCTTCGTGAAAGTATGCTCCCTGTCGCCCGGATTGATCCGCTCAGGGCTGTAGCCCACGGTGAAATCGGTGCCGCAGCGCAGTCCCGACACCCGTTCCAGGATCGGCACGCACTCGTCCTCAGTGACACCGGGATACACTGTGGACTCGTACACCACGATGTCGCCCTGCTTCAGGGCCTTACCCACCGTTTCCGACGCCTTCAGCATCAGGGTAAGGTCGGGCTGATTCGCTTCATCGATGGGAGTCGGCACCGCCACGATGTGAAAATCCGCCAGACGGAGTTCCTCGATGCGGTCGGTGAAAAGGATGTTCGCTGCGGCCAGGGCCTCAGCAGTCACCTCGCCGGTTCGATCGATCCCCTGCTTGAGCTCGGCGATGCGGCCGGCATTGATGTCGAATCCGACAGTCCGACGGACACGGCCGAAGGCAACCGCCACGGGGAGTCCCACGTAGCCGAGTCCGATAACGGAAATGGTGCGGTCAGCGGTCATTGAGCGCTCCTTTTGCTCGATCCCATGAATCACGTGCAGTTCCAAGGTTATCTTCTACCAACTGTCGATAAAATTTACACCAAATCTTGTGCAGGCACAAGGAGGGTATGTAATTACTTTACAAAATACCTACGGTTGTGGGCGTTATGGGTGGGACTCCGGGGGAAAAAGAAAAGGCGGTGCCGAAGCACCGCCTCCCTGGGAACTCTGGAAAGGGTTATCAGTCCGGGTTACTATTGTCGCTTCATACGCCTGCGGCTGTACGCTCCGAGCCCCAACAGGCCGGCGCCCAGCAGAACGATCGTCCCTGGTTCGGGAACGGGAGCCGACTCAGGCTCGTAGGTGATGGTCAGATCCGAGCGGGTGATGTAGAAGTCTCCCAGCAGCGATGCGAGCTTCACGTTAAACTCCCCGTCTTTGAGGAATTCCACATTCACATTATACCCATAGGCGCCGGTGTTCACTCCGCCAAGGGCCCAGGAACCATCCTCGGCATAGCCGAAGGCGAGTTCCCAGGTAAGAGGGTTGAGCAGTTTGTCGGCATCGTCGTCAAGGAGGGTAAGAGTCAGTCTGCCACTCAATATCTGCTGGGCCGGCGGCGTAAAGGTGAATTGATGCTTCCAGGCGACGTAATCCCCGGTGCCTTCAAGGAAGTTCACACTACTCCCCCCATAGCTCACCAAATCCTGGGCGGCGAGGGTTCCTGTAGAAGTGAAAAGCGTGGTGTCCGTAAAGGTAAGCGGCGAGGCCTGGGCTACGCCTCCCATGAGAAGCAGCCCTGCCACCAAACCTATCAATTTTTTCATGTATATCTCCTTGTGGTTCGTCACCTGCGTGATGATATTCAGTCATTAAATTCAATTTTCAAACCAATCCATTCATCACTGCAAATTCAACGCATTACATTCAATCGCCAGAATATATTTTTGTTCAAAATGTAAACTAATTCGACAAGATCGTCGATCACTCATACACCCCTAGCGATAGTTGGCCTCAACCTTTATTCTGCTTGCGGCAGCATGCGGTTACCCCCCACAGCCCTGCAAGGCCGAAGGCGATAAGCAACCCCGTCCCCGGTTCCGGCACCACCCCAACGATAACCGGCGAGCTTGTTTGCTGCAGATACTCAATCTGTCCGACGAAATTCCAGGGTTCTCCTTCGAAGAGCCCATGAACCCCAAAAAACTTTTGTATGGTGAATGCGTCGAGATTGAGCCAATAATCCATTGCTCCACCTGGCCCCTGAAGCAACAGATTTGCAGCGGTATTAGTTGTATCCGACAGAATGCTTGGCCAATATGTGGACTCGTAAAGAAGCAATTGGTTGTTTTCCAGCTTTCCGGCAAAGACACCAAAAACCGGAGCATTCGAAACAATGGCTAGACTATCGAAACCAAGAACATCAGGGGTGGATACACCTAATTGAGCCTGAGTCTTATCGACAAGCACGGTCCAACCTTGTCCAAGTCCCGTGATATATTCATACAGGACAGCGACTTCAAAGTTCACAGGCTGCGGGTTGCTACCTAAGCTGTCATAGGTGAACGAACCAATGAAGGGACTGCCGACCTGCACCTGGACCTCAGAGAACTCAAAGGCACCCATGGTGCTACTGGTTACCTTGCCGCCAAACAGATAGGTCAATGGAGCTGCGTGAACGCCGACCGATGTGAGGGATAGGAATGTCACGAGGAGAAAAACGAGTACCTTCATGGCCAACCTCCTTAAATGCCTGTGGAGAGGGATCTCCACCGTTTGTGTGTGCATGCGAATGCATCACTAACGGCACATAAAAGAAGACCATTTAGAGGCTATTGCGAGAAATCAAAGCACGTACCTTGCTCTAAGCATGCCCACTAATGATGAACAGCATAATACGTACCACCTTACAACCGACTGTTTTGCAAACAATATCAGTGACGACATGTGCAATATCCCAAAAAATTGTCAGATATCTCGACGCTCTTAGTCATCTTGGAATCACTATAATCTTGATCCGTCAACGGGACGAAAAAAGCCGCCTCCCCCGGCAGAGCGGGAAAGGCGGCTTCGTTTCAGGACCTCCGCACAGCGGGGTCCCCGATCAGGGATCGGTTACCAGGTCGTCAGACCAACCGCCCGGCGCAGAAGAATCAGTACATCGTTGATGTCAATCTTGCCGTTGCCGACCGGCTTGGAGGTAACCGGATCGACCGGCGCCACATCACCCATGCTCTGCACTGTCGAGGTCAACAGGGTGGGATCCGCGACCGCCTTGAGAACGATGAGCGCGTCATTGGCCGTAATCGCTCCGTCGCCATCCACATCGCCCTTGATGATCACGATGTTATTGACGGTTACGGTTACGGCGGTCGAAACCTTCGAGTTGCCGGCCGCATCATAGGCCTTGGCGGTCAGGCTGTAGACGCCGTTAGCAACGGTG
Protein-coding regions in this window:
- a CDS encoding lipoprotein, with the protein product MKFRLLAAVLILILPTGCAPVRKVVTDIRQRSAQEEKLSLAVELIARGRIDNATVLLDAIIIEKPVRGVTDEALFRLALLRLPSEPRTGDIAKATKLLDQLQRDYPDSPWAHQALPLSDFIAEIPARIEAAGELRRQIKSLRDLNLSLTRENKELRLNLEKLKTLDLELERKLKP
- the prsR gene encoding PEP-CTERM-box response regulator transcription factor, whose translation is MEKLLIVDDNEDIRKQLKWGIGKEYTLFLAADAREAIDVFRKQRPTVVTLDLGLPPHEDSSEEGFRCLEEMLRIAPDVKVIVITGNDGRENAVKAVQLGAYDFYQKPINLDELKVIVKRAFHLQTLEEENRRLQSALDGGSTEFRGFVGQCPEMQQVFSTIRKVAASDISVLIHGESGTGKELVARAIHAMSLRKDGPFIPINCGAIPENLLEAELFGHEKGAFTGALNRVLGKVEYAHKGTLFLDEIGELPLNLQVKLLRFLQEKVIQRVGGREDIAVDARIVAATNVDIARSMAEGTFREDLFYRIGVVSITLPPLRSRGEDVMLLANLFLKRFSIELRKKTKGFSSTSREYLEAYAWPGNVRELENKVQRAVLMAASPIIEPDDLGFTERPIPRASTSLEGVSLREARDRVEREMVREAISRCKGNIARAAEELGISRPTIYDLMKKHGISG
- a CDS encoding HD domain-containing phosphohydrolase encodes the protein MTLAEENLRLFEKKFAILQEISNALVVTDNISAIANLMLDLAVNYTRAEKGSLLLLNERDELFILAGRGIDLQLMRTYRARLGEGIAGIVAKGRVPILVKDIDQDSRFQGMTRDRYKTPSFISCPIVSKDRLLGLLNINDKADGTPFLDDEFSLIKIIANQAAIALENAMLVNQLRYKAGEQEGINRKLIESDVTKTEFITRVSHELRTPLNSIKGSVYYLQQSDRLTRLEQQEFYDIIATETDKLIAIVENQLDFLRFEDETMIVTKTVVSLKEVLNEVLGSKNLKTFLARKNITVDIKIAEETSDIVGDKVRIVQFFLNIIEGLCHFLERGDAVTVMVGENDNVEVSIQLPRQIPEAILPFLFSSSHIFQATQPDEKLKLYLARKVVDLHQWELVAENGEQGLIVNLAIPKSTRQKVDAVMNNTIEMFLEFIAEVLDLNICSIMLCDDISGDLVIKSARGLEDYLIKQTRVRLGDRIAGWVALEGKPLFIEDIEKDPRFGRRNISQYNNKSLISLPLRVGGKVIGVLNLNNKRTATPFTRRDYQVASLLSERVSYFIERLHAGEHHEDNFRNFMTSFDNLITAEKKYHKKDSILPELTVRIMERLGAGEDMCRVALYASMLYDLGLVVMEKSILNKRETLLPAERNSLKVHPYTTVGLINAIEFSEEVKRGILHHHEHLDGTGYPDGLQGDDIPLISRVLAVVDSFCAMTSDRPYRKRVPVRHALQELKTKAGTVYDPRVVDALEAVLETQREQAKETGHEPKGKTGNGSRAAGDKKKEPLSMHP
- the nadC gene encoding carboxylating nicotinate-nucleotide diphosphorylase, translating into MTGLDPIIDNALQEDIHTGDITTLSVVPEPRPARARLIAKEPLVLAGIGVAARVFHRLDPAIRFDARFPDGARVETGTLLAEMAGDSAMLLQGERVALNLLQRMCGIATLTARYVEAVAGTGARIVDTRKTMPGLRVLDKHAVRLGGGINHRTGLYDGVLIKENHIAAAGGITEAVRRARAYIPHTMKIEVETECLEEVAEALEAGADIIMLDNMDLDAMRRAVGLIAGRALVEASGGVNLETVRGIAETGVDIISVGALTHSARAMDISMLLEAE
- a CDS encoding diguanylate cyclase → MPTFQRRFSIVQKLIASYAVVIFLTTAALVFALLGLYSQNRTAKEIARTDLFVISATYRLRESLSAQDRFAGRYLILKSDEFKDLFNQRQSEFMTILGELGRRGNDQPFRDLVASYERYRQATESIFATGNGDPLAAKKDSDEVAARIDAISALRRALLDQKLAEADRRESATVRLALILAFSGFILALTVASLTVHSISTAITKLKKGMHRIAEGDFDYDPQLPAGDEIGALAGDFVRMGKKLKELEQMSLDASPLTRLPGNIAIERVLNRRLQSGEPFAVCYADLDNFKAFNDHYGYIKASEVIKLTAELIHDTVRQMAGGDAFVGHVGGDDFVMVVASDKGGPVCEHVITRFDDFIRQHYSAEDLAKGAIEGVDRYGVPRTFPIMSISIAVVICSREEFASAVDIAKAAADIKDLLKSTPGSNYLINRRKGKR